The window AGTATAGCATTGCTTACGGTGATGGCAGGGACAGCGATGGCAATGCCGGCTACAGTAAATATAGCAGACAATCCGATAATCAATCCGCTGGATGGCACTACAGTGACAACTCATACGGTGACCGTATCTGATATAGATTATGGAAACCTGGGTAATCCACAGACACGATATATAAGCGTTATTACGGATGATCCAAATCTTCAGGTGAAGATCACAGGCAATGACGTTGATACAGGCTGGACAAGTACCACCAGAGCAGGAGGCACATACACTGCAAGTGGAGGAAGTGATTACACCTTTACACTCTATGTAAAAGGATCTGCAAGTGCAGATGGGAGCCACGTAACAGTATCTGACAACGAAGGAACCAGTTATGATCCCGATGCATCAGCCGATTGCGCATCAGCTACAAGACCGGTCAATATCCCAGAGTTCGCGACAATAGCACTACCACTTGCTGCAACAATCGGGCTGTTCATCTACTTTGACAGCAGACGCAAGCGTGAAGAAGAGTGATTG of the Candidatus Syntrophoarchaeum caldarius genome contains:
- a CDS encoding membrane protein; amino-acid sequence: MKIEKTTIVFVISIALLTVMAGTAMAMPATVNIADNPIINPLDGTTVTTHTVTVSDIDYGNLGNPQTRYISVITDDPNLQVKITGNDVDTGWTSTTRAGGTYTASGGSDYTFTLYVKGSASADGSHVTVSDNEGTSYDPDASADCASATRPVNIPEFATIALPLAATIGLFIYFDSRRKREEE